GCCTATTCGGCTTATCTCGTTCAGCTCAAAGCCCTGCAACTCCGGGTAGGTCTTTCCATTCCCCTTTCGGCACACGTTGGTCGCCACACCTTTGCGACCTTGATTACTTTGGAACGAGGTGTTCCCATCGAAACGGTCAGTCGAATGTTGGGACACAACAACATCCAAACGACCGAGCGATACGCCCACGTTACCCCGAAGAAACTCTTTGATGAGTTCGGACGATTTCTCTCTTTCACTGAAAACCTAACCTTAACCTTGTAAGACCTATGCGTAGTACATTCAAAATCTTATTCTATATCAATAAGAACAAGACCAAAGCAGACGGAACAACAGCAATCCTTTGTCGTATCACCATTGACGGAGCGAACGTGGTGATAACCACAGGCGAAAACGTTGCTCCTAACGATTGGAGTGTGAAGCGAGGGGAAACAACGGACAAGAAGATAAACCAACGCCTGCAAGCCTTTCGGGAGGAAATCGAACAGGGGTACAATACCTTGCTCTACAAATATGGAGCGGTGAGTGCCGAACTTCTGAAGAACTACTTACAAGGCATCGGGAGAACTCCAATGACACTTCTTGCCCTTAGTGCGAAAGAACTCAAAGCCCAACAAGAAAGCAAGAGCGAGGGAACGTATAGCAACAATCGAAGTTCCGATAAACAGCTTGATGCTTTTGTGCGAAGTCGTGGCGAAGAGGATATTCTTTTAACAGCTCTTACGATGGATTTCTTTGATGATTATCGGTTTCATTTGAAGAAAGAGGGCTATGCTCCTGCCACGATAAACAAGCATCTCTGTTGGCTGAGCCGATTGATGTATAGAGCCGTCAGTCAGGGGACAATACGCTTCAATCCGTTTGAAGAAGCGAAGTATGAAGCCGTGGAGCGCAAACCTCGGTTTCTGAGTAAAGGCGACGTAGCAAAACTCTTGGCATTTCCCTTGCAAGACGAAGGAGCAGAACTAAGCCGAAGAATGTTTCTTTTCTCTGTCTTTACGGGTTTGTCATTTGCCGACTTGCAGAGCCTGCGAGCTTCGCAAATCGAAACGAACAGCGAGGGGAAGCTGTATATCCGCAAGGCAAGGCAGAAAACGGAGGTCGAGAGTTTGATACCCCTGCATCCGATAGCGGAGCAGATACTTTCGCTTTACACGAAAGAGAAAAGCAAGGGGGATTACAAGATATTCCCCGATACGATAAGCAAGGGGAAATTACTTACCCATCTCAAAGCCATGGGGTTGGCGTGTGGTATTCGTACTCCGCTAACCTACCATGTCGCCCGGCATAGCTTCGGTACACTGACTTTGGAGGCAGGTGTCCCAATAGAGAGTATTGCCAAGATGATGGGACACTCGTCCATTGCCAGCACACAAATCTACGCTCAAATCACCGACCAAAAGATTTCAAGGGATATGGATAGGATACTATGATAAGAAAGTATGGGCTGAAAAAGGCGTTAGAAGGTCGCCAAGAATCTCTCCATGCACGAATATTACCACAGCCGTATCACAGGTGAACATTGGCTCTCTTTGGTAAGGGAGACGGAGGCACGGTGCATTCTCATTGAGAAGGTGGAGCAAACCAAGCAGGAACTTGCATGCATCAAGGTAGAAACAAAGATAGTGGAACTGAAAGAGTGCATTGAACTAATGTGTACAGACATGTGAAAAATGAAAGACAATCACACAACAGACCAATTGTGGGTAATAAGTTCTTATCGAGAGCCACAATAGAGGGTACGGATGTAGCCC
The Prevotella sp. HUN102 genome window above contains:
- a CDS encoding site-specific integrase, which encodes MRSTFKILFYINKNKTKADGTTAILCRITIDGANVVITTGENVAPNDWSVKRGETTDKKINQRLQAFREEIEQGYNTLLYKYGAVSAELLKNYLQGIGRTPMTLLALSAKELKAQQESKSEGTYSNNRSSDKQLDAFVRSRGEEDILLTALTMDFFDDYRFHLKKEGYAPATINKHLCWLSRLMYRAVSQGTIRFNPFEEAKYEAVERKPRFLSKGDVAKLLAFPLQDEGAELSRRMFLFSVFTGLSFADLQSLRASQIETNSEGKLYIRKARQKTEVESLIPLHPIAEQILSLYTKEKSKGDYKIFPDTISKGKLLTHLKAMGLACGIRTPLTYHVARHSFGTLTLEAGVPIESIAKMMGHSSIASTQIYAQITDQKISRDMDRIL